The Herminiimonas arsenitoxidans sequence GCTGATTATCAGGATTTGTTGAGCGACGGTGGTGGCCATCAACTGGTGTATTACGAAGACTTTCACGATAGCGAAGACAACGAGCATTTCCTCGATCGTTATTGCACCGATGAGTCGCCCGATCCATTGCAGAATTTGATGAACACCGGTTTTCGTGCCGCGGTCATTGAAGCAATTCATGCACTGCCGGAGCGTGAAAAAATCCTCATGGGTTTGTACTACGAGCAGGAAATGAATCTGAAGGAAATCGGCGCCGTCATGGGCGTGACCGAATCACGTGTATCGCAATTGCATAGTCAGGCTATCGCCAGGATGCGTGCAAACTTAAGGGAGAAAGCGTGGACTGGGGTAGCTTAATTGGTATCGCGCTGGCGCTTGGTGGCATCCTTGTCGGGCAAATGCTCGAAGGAGGAGGGCTGGGCTCGCTGGTGCAACCAGCCGCGTTCATCATTGTCATCGTCGGCACCATAGGTGCTGTTCTTCTGCAAAGCGGCTGGCGCAATTTTGCGCAAGGCGTAAAAATGGCGGGTTTGGTTTTCGTCCCGAAGGATGATGACTATCAAGCCTTGATCAGTGACATCACTAGTTGGAGTGTGATCGCACGTCGCGAAGGCTTGCTCAGTCTGGAACGTGTCATCAAGGATGTGAACGATCCATTTATTGCGCACGGTTTGCGTTTGATCGTGGATGGTGTTGATCCAAATAAATTACGTGAAGTGTTGGATATGGAAATCGGCGCTTATGAAACACGCCAACGCCTAGCCATCAAGATATGGGAAGCAGCAGGCGGTTACGCGCCGACCATCGGGATTTTGGGCGCGGTTCTTGGCCTGATACACGTGATGGAAAACTTATCCGATCCAAGTCGCCTCGGTAGCGGTATTGCTGTCGCATTTGTGGCCACGATTTATGGCGTTGGTTTTGCTAATCTAGTGTTCTTGCCTATCTCCAGTAAGCTCAAAGCTCTGGTCAGTCGCGATATTTTTAAACGCGAAATGCTGGCGGATGCATTTGCCGGTATTGCTGCAGGTGACAATCCGCGCTTGATCGAAGAGCGCATGAATATCTATCTGATGTAACGGTAGTTTTGCTTACAGTATCTGCAGATTGATCAACCATGGCACGTAGAAAACACGAAGAAGAACATGAAAACCATGAGCGTTGGCTGGTGTCCTACGCCGACTTCATCACGCTCTTGTTCGCCTTCTTTGTCGTCATGTACGCGATCTCTTCTGTCAACGAAGGCAAGTACCGCATTCTCTCTAATTCCCTCGGCATTGCATTCGGTGGTGTAACCGCCAAAGCGCCTGTTTTAAAAGATCCTGCCGAATCGAATACGGCGATTATGTCTCTACCGATTCCAGCGCCATCATCGGCAGCACAGCGCGCCAATGATGCCATCGTTAAACGTGAAAAAGCGCGTATGACCAATATTGCGCGCGATATTCTCAAAGCGATGGCACCACTGATTAGCCAAGGCAAGGTGCGTGTGACACAAACCAATCGCGGCGTCAGCGTAGAGATTAACGCCAGCGTTTTATTCGCGCCAGGTGAAGCGAAGTTGAATGCGCAATCGGATGCCGCCTTGCGTGCCGTTGCACAAGTATTGAAAAAGGTCGACAACGATATTCAGGTAGAAGGCCACACCGATAACACACCTATCAACAACTCGACGTTCCCATCCAACTGGGAATTGTCAGCGGTGCGTGCTAGTAGCGTAGTACGACTCTTTATCGACAGCGGTGTTGATGAAAAACGCATGGTTGCCATGGGACACGGTGCAAATCTGCCGGTGGACACTAACGAGACACCGGAAGGTCGTTTGCGTAACCGTCGGGTACAGTTAATGATTCTTTCCGGTATGCCGGATGTGGTGACTGAAGTGCCGGTAACGCCGGAAGAGTAAGTATTGCCAGTTAGGTTCTATGCCTTGATTTTTAGGTTTGTTACCTTTTAAATTTGGTTTTTTAAATTCCCCCCGTTTTATCTAATTCCCTCCATCCTTGTTTGTAAAAATGGTCTTTGCAAGGCTGCTGCAGTAAAAACACAGACTTCAAATTTTCTGTGATTGTTTAGTTGGCATTAGACATTTCCACAGATAAAAAAGCACATATTCCATTAATTTAGAGGAGGCCATAAATGGCGAGAGTTGGTAAGTTGCTTAATTACGACGAGCTTCTTGCGCAGTATCCAGATTGGACTTTGTGGAATACGGATGCCTATTATCGAGAATCAACACCGGAGGCTACTGAGGCTGCGCGCCTCCGATGTTGGCGAGAGATGGGTGTTGTTATTAAATTTATCCAAGACAACGGCCTTACACGACGTATGCTTTGCGAGACAGCTCCTGATATCCCAGAAAATTTTTGTGTTTATCTGCGCGACATTACACCAGAGGGTTTGGAGTTCTATCGTACGGGTTATATGAAGTGGTTGAAGCGTTTTGAACGCAATATGCATGCTGATCCGTCGAATGTAAGCGTTATGGAGAAAGCATTAGCAGCAATGCGTAAAAATTAACGGCCACTAGAGGTTGCAGCCTGTCTGTCATGATGGCATCCGTCTTTGTTTGTTCGTCCTGACTATGTTGATACGACGAGAGGGCCGAGAAGACGGAGCTAATGCGATTGCGGCTTTGCATATAACAGGCTTTAAAAAGAATGAGTACTAAAGGGAGCTGTGTTTGCTTTCATTCCTTAAATATGAGATTTTAATTTCGCAACATTGCTTCAGAATTACGCCTGCTTTTTTTGCCATTAATCTTCATAAATTTTATGCAATGCTCGTTGTGTAATCAGATCAATGACGCCATGGCCGTCATTGCTTTTAATGCCGAAAGACGCTTATTCATGAGGCAATTGAGGTTGGATGGATCAGCTTCGCTTTAATTTCCCGTGGATGATATTTAAAAAATCAGCCTCGTTTAATTTCTAAAATTAAACGAGGTCACGCGTCGTCCTCGTATCAGATTCGCTTGTATTCTCAGCATCTTGTGTAGCGAGGCATCAATCGAGAGTCATGTTTCTTTGCAGAAGATGTATTACTGTTATCCCCATTGGCTCAAGGAAGTTGTAGCCGATTGAAACTGCGGGATTCTCCTCGCTTTACCTATTTCTCCTTCATTCGTATTTCCCAAAAGCCTTTAAAAGCCGCGCTGTGCAAGCACGCACTTCAAATTTATCACTACTGTTTAAGTTAAATTAATTTAACAAAATATCCCATGAACATGGGATGCGTGGACATGTGATTTTCTATATTGTTCTTTCCTTTGAGCAACATTATGATGTTCTTCAATGTTAATGATCGCAACGTAAACGCAAGTTGTCTTTCGCTTTCATTTTCAGGCCTGAATAAACACCACAGTAATCACGCAAAATTATTTGGCATCTTCCTTTATGACAAAGTGAGGCGATTCCCTAATTAGTGATTGTTGATAGATTTTTCAAAGGAAATTCATGAGGTTTTTTTGCTTTTTAGTTCTGTCATTTGCTTTATCAGGATGTGCCTCCGAGATTCAAAAAAGAACTTCTCAAAACTACACATTGATTGCTATGCAAGCGCAGGCGAAGGGTGATTGGGATACTGCCCGCAGGGCGTATGCACGAGCCGTTGTAAATGCCGAGCATGCCAAGCTATCTCCTAACACGCGGGCTCTTTTAACCTATGAATATGGACGCTCGCTTGGCGTGAATTGTTTCTATGACCTGGCCGAATCAGAACTGAATCTGGCCTACAAATTGGATAAAGAAGCAGGAAATCCTCTTTACCTGTCATTGACAGAGCTAGCTCGGCTCACCTTCGATCAACAGAAATTTCAAAGTTCAATTGCTTACTTTGAACAATCTATACAAGAGCTTGATCAGGCAAAATTTTCCGAAAAAGCTCCTACTGGATATGCAGACATACTGGATGAATATTCCATAGCATTGTTCAACGTAGGTCGGAAAGCAGACTCTGCTGCGATCAAAAAAAGAAGTTCCGAAATTAGAAACGCTAATCCGAATGGAAAATCCATAACGGATCGAACCCCCTATGGCAAATTTTGCGTAACTAAAGAGCAGCGTTCTTTGTAGTTGTGCTGCGTTATTTGCGCAAAGTTTACCAGCACGTTTAGTTTCCTTAAATAATCATGCCGCAGTTCGGTAATCGCCGGAAATCAAGTTAAGTGCGGTAATCGAAATACCTCTTTATTAATTTTTAAAAAAATAAACCATGAAAAATTTATTCGTACTACTAACTGTTGTCTCTGTTCTTGCTGGATGCGCCACAGCGCCCGATAACTCTGCTGCTTTGCAAGCACGTAAAGACGCGATTGCAGCTGTATCCAAGGTGGAAATTTTTTACAACGGTGACGATGAACTGGTCGTGATTGACGCTGGTGGTTCCGGCATGGCTGGTATGGGCGGTTTGTTTGGCCCTATCGGACAATTGATGGCAATCGGGGCGGATGCTGCGAGCAAACTTTCGGTGGCTGAACGTGCGGAGGCGCGTAGCAAGGAGTTTGCGGCGGCGGTGAAGGGGGGCACATCTCCTAGAACGCTTAACCAGCAGTTTGCTGAGAATCTGGCCACCCATATCCAGGCTACAGGACGGGAAGTCAAGATCACACCCATCCAACGGTCCAAGGGTGCGTTAGCTATTGCCTTCCCTGAAGTAGAGGTCACGCCTGGTTATACAGCATTGCTGGTTCGGATCACGACCGGCTACGGCGCTGTCGATGCCCTGTCAAGTTATCGGCCGACTATCGTCATAGAGCAGTCCCTGAAAAATGCAGAGCGTCGCAATGTGTACTTCGATACTTATAAAGCGGATATCAGTGAGCCGAATTACTTGATGTATGGCACGTTGCTCGAACAGCATGTCGCTGCTCATGAGGGGCTTCGACAAGGTTTGGTAGCCGTAGCCGATCCGGTATCTCGACGGATGTTTGCTGCCAAAAACTGACTGGTGAAAATCAATTAAGGGGCGCTGTTCAGGATAGTGAATCTATTCCTGTTCCCGATTTTGATAATTGAAACAAGAGACCGTTTGTAAGTAAGGGATATTAAAAGCCTATCTTTGCCGGCAAGGATATTTCCATGAAGCGATATTCATGCTTTGTTTTTGTGCTGATGTGTATGACTTCATGTGCTGTAACTTACATGGATTTACCTTCAGCATTTGAAGAGAATTTTTGGAATAAGCCCGGTTATAAAAGGAACGATGTTGCTCAATTTCTTTGGCAGGTTTGTAAGTACAAGAAACTTGATGACTTGGCAAAAG is a genomic window containing:
- a CDS encoding flagellar motor protein, with the translated sequence MDWGSLIGIALALGGILVGQMLEGGGLGSLVQPAAFIIVIVGTIGAVLLQSGWRNFAQGVKMAGLVFVPKDDDYQALISDITSWSVIARREGLLSLERVIKDVNDPFIAHGLRLIVDGVDPNKLREVLDMEIGAYETRQRLAIKIWEAAGGYAPTIGILGAVLGLIHVMENLSDPSRLGSGIAVAFVATIYGVGFANLVFLPISSKLKALVSRDIFKREMLADAFAGIAAGDNPRLIEERMNIYLM
- the motD gene encoding flagellar motor protein MotD; this encodes MARRKHEEEHENHERWLVSYADFITLLFAFFVVMYAISSVNEGKYRILSNSLGIAFGGVTAKAPVLKDPAESNTAIMSLPIPAPSSAAQRANDAIVKREKARMTNIARDILKAMAPLISQGKVRVTQTNRGVSVEINASVLFAPGEAKLNAQSDAALRAVAQVLKKVDNDIQVEGHTDNTPINNSTFPSNWELSAVRASSVVRLFIDSGVDEKRMVAMGHGANLPVDTNETPEGRLRNRRVQLMILSGMPDVVTEVPVTPEE
- a CDS encoding tetratricopeptide repeat protein yields the protein MRFFCFLVLSFALSGCASEIQKRTSQNYTLIAMQAQAKGDWDTARRAYARAVVNAEHAKLSPNTRALLTYEYGRSLGVNCFYDLAESELNLAYKLDKEAGNPLYLSLTELARLTFDQQKFQSSIAYFEQSIQELDQAKFSEKAPTGYADILDEYSIALFNVGRKADSAAIKKRSSEIRNANPNGKSITDRTPYGKFCVTKEQRSL